A stretch of Plodia interpunctella isolate USDA-ARS_2022_Savannah chromosome 15, ilPloInte3.2, whole genome shotgun sequence DNA encodes these proteins:
- the Ras85D gene encoding GTPase HRas, translated as MTEYKLVVVGAGGVGKSALTIQLIQNHFVDEYDPTIEDSYRKQVVIDGETCLLDILDTAGQEEYSAMRDQYMRTGEGFLLVFAVNSAKSFEDIGSYREQIKRVKDAEEVPMVLVGNKCDLQAWAVDMTQAREVARSYDVPFVETSAKTRMGVDDAFYTLVREIRKDKESRGKKYRRGNKRGPRGHFKCILL; from the exons ATGACCGAGTACAAATTGGTTGTGGTAGGCGCTGGAGGCGTCGGTAAATCCGCATTGACTATACAACTGATACAGAATCATTTTGTGGACGAATACGATCCTACGATCGAGGATTCGTATCGCAAACAAGTGGTGATAGATGGTGAAACGTGCTTATTGGATATTCTGGATACAGCTGGACAAGAGGAGTATTCTGCTATGAGGGACCAGTACATGCGGACGGGAGAAGGATTCCTGTTGGTGTTTGCAGTGAATAGTGCTAAAAGTTTCGAGGACATTGGCTCGTACCGGGAGCAGATAAAGAGGGTGAAGGACGCAGAGGAGGTGCCGATGGTATTGGTCGGAAACAAATGCGACCTTCAAGCCTGGGCCGTGGACATGACGCAGGCGCGCGAA GTCGCACGGAGTTACGACGTCCCCTTTGTGGAAACATCAGCGAAAACACGCATGGGTGTCGACGACGCCTTCTACACGCTAGTTCGAGAGATCCGCAAGGACAAGGAGAGCCGCGGCAAAAAGTACAGGCGAGGCAACAAGCGAGGACCCCGGGGGCACTTCAAGTGCATATTACTGTAA
- the Dpm3 gene encoding dolichol-phosphate mannosyltransferase subunit 3: MTKLLEWVSVLSAIFAVWYSLVGGYVKHPLIEKNMNLVMISPLIFVILFGLYAVTVVLYRVFTFNNCEEAARELQDEIKEAKRDLREKGLEL, from the coding sequence ATGACGAAGTTACTGGAATGGGTTTCAGTATTATCAGCTATCTTTGCAGTATGGTACTCCCTTGTAGGAGGTTATGTGAAGCATCcacttattgaaaaaaatatgaatttagtTATGATATCTCCATTAATATTCGTCATTCTTTTCGGGCTATATGCCGTGACTGTGGTGCTGTATAGAGTGTTTACATTCAACAACTGTGAAGAGGCCGCCAGAGAGCTACAGGATGAAATTAAAGAAGCCAAAAGAGATTTGCGTGAAAAAGGACTTGAATTGTGA